The bacterium genome includes the window CACCACTTTTTCAGTCCAATCATAATATTCTTTACGCCGCAGCGTATCCCATCCTCGTGGCGGCGAATGCGTCACATCGCGTACGTTGCAAATCTTGTCGGCAAGGCGTATGACCTTAGCGGCAGGGCTCAATGCGGCAGCGGTAGCAATCTGCTTTTGTTTACGTTCGCTCTTCATTAACGACGGATCGTCGGTTACTTCTAATACCATAGTAAGAACAGTCTTTCCGAATAATCCGAGGATTTCATCGGGTGTGGTTTGTGTATCCTCTATGGTATCATGTAAAATTGCGGCCACGATAATATCGGGATCGCGTACTTCAGCTACACGCCAAAGTAACTCTGCAACCTGAATCGGATGATTGATATACGGCGACGCAGCAGGATCTTTGCGTCGCTGGTGCCGGTGTTTTTCGGCTGAAAAATGTATGGCGGATAAAATCTGCGTGAGATGTTGTTCCGAGAAAACCACAGCGCTCCTTATGTGCAGTCAAAAAAAAAATATGTCAAAACGCGTGAATGCGGTATGGAGTTTTTTTTCAAGAATCCTCAATCGTAATCAAGCTACGACTGTAACTATCAACAATACAAGGAACATTTACACTTGGTCTGGCACTAATATAATTGTTGATATGAGCTTAAGTATGAGTCTTGTGATGACGTTCGTATAAAGTTCTTTATCAAATGTGTGCGGCCTCTTTCTGATAAAATTAATTACGCGTTGTTAACCTTTCTACGTATCAAACGTCTTAGTATAAAGGCTTCTTTATACTAAGGAGAACGTATGACCCGGTATGTATTCATTTTGTACATGGCGCTATTCGCTGGGATAGTACATGCATCAGCCCAACAAATTACACATGAACAGAAAGCCGCGATTATTGAAACAACGGCAGGTTTGTTAGATGAACATTATGTTTTTCCGGATAAAGCAAAAATCGTCGGAAAGATGCTGGTAGATAAATTGAAAAATAGGGGATATGATTCGTTCAGAGATGGGGAGGCGTTTATTCAGGTTCTCAATGAAGATTTGACCACAGCTTTATCTGATCAACATATTAAGATTACTTTTGATCCGCGTCGCGTTAAACAAATTAAAATGGAAAAAGACAATGATGGTAAAAAATTACCGTTGACTAAAGAATGGTTCGAGCGATTGCGTTTTGAAAATTTCAGACTTCGCAAAGTGGAATGGATGGATGGAAATATAGGCTATTTTCGTTTCCTAAATTTTACCGAACTTGATGTGGCCAAGGAAGCGATCAGCGCTTCAATGACGTTTATAAGACATTCTGATGCCATCATAATAGATTTGCGGGACAATGGCGGCGGTCATTCCGAAACCTTGCATTATTTGCTTAGTTATTTTTTGCCGGATCGCCAGAAAATCGGTGAGTTTCACTATCGTAAAAACAATCGCGTTGAAGAAATTAGGATTCCATCGGATACATCCGTAAAGAAAATTCCGAATGATGTGCCGTTATTTCTTTTGGTGAGTCGTAAAACCTCATCGGCGGCGGAAGGTATGGCATCGGTGCTGCAGTCGTCGGGGCGCGCCATAGTTGTCGGTGAACGGACTAGAGGCGAAGGAAATCCTGGAGAATTGTTTATACTAAATGACAATCTGTACATGATGATTCCAACAGCGGTCAGCAAGAATGTGTGGCCCGAAAAACTGCCGGTGGAAGGTCATGGTGTTCAGCCGGATCATGTCATCGCTTCTGAGCTCGCACTTGAAAAGGCGAAACTGGAGATATGTAAAACTTTCGCTTCTTCTTCCAAGATAAAGGAATTAAAACAATCCTACCTTTGGCAAATACCGGTGTGGGAATATGCAATAGCTCCGCAAACCATGCCCGAATACTTCCGGAGTACGCTGTGTGGTTCTTACAACGAAGGAAGGCAAATAATTTACGAAAACGGAATGTATTATTATGTCAATAAGGATAAACAGCAGTTCAGACTTATGAATTACGGGCAAAATATATTGGCGATGGAAGGGAAACCATTTGTTCGAATACGAATACCTGCCAATGAGCAAAAAATAACGTATTTTGAGTTTATATGGGATGATGAGTTTTCTGAGCGAGTTGCACGCATCGAATAACCAATACAGAATCGGAGAAATATTATGTTAGAAGAAGTCGTACTGTTTCCTGCGCTAATGCTGTTGATCGGGTGGGCTTTATGGCTCTGGACGCGTAAGACACAAATGCGTCATCGGGAACGACTGAAACAATTGGAATTGCAGCATGAGTTGGCAAAAAAATTTTCATCCAGCCCGGAATTCATAACATTTGTACAAAGTGAAGAAGGGAAAAGAATATTTACAAATCATGAATCGGGAGTT containing:
- a CDS encoding S41 family peptidase, which encodes MTRYVFILYMALFAGIVHASAQQITHEQKAAIIETTAGLLDEHYVFPDKAKIVGKMLVDKLKNRGYDSFRDGEAFIQVLNEDLTTALSDQHIKITFDPRRVKQIKMEKDNDGKKLPLTKEWFERLRFENFRLRKVEWMDGNIGYFRFLNFTELDVAKEAISASMTFIRHSDAIIIDLRDNGGGHSETLHYLLSYFLPDRQKIGEFHYRKNNRVEEIRIPSDTSVKKIPNDVPLFLLVSRKTSSAAEGMASVLQSSGRAIVVGERTRGEGNPGELFILNDNLYMMIPTAVSKNVWPEKLPVEGHGVQPDHVIASELALEKAKLEICKTFASSSKIKELKQSYLWQIPVWEYAIAPQTMPEYFRSTLCGSYNEGRQIIYENGMYYYVNKDKQQFRLMNYGQNILAMEGKPFVRIRIPANEQKITYFEFIWDDEFSERVARIE
- a CDS encoding bifunctional (p)ppGpp synthetase/guanosine-3',5'-bis(diphosphate) 3'-pyrophosphohydrolase, which produces MVFSEQHLTQILSAIHFSAEKHRHQRRKDPAASPYINHPIQVAELLWRVAEVRDPDIIVAAILHDTIEDTQTTPDEILGLFGKTVLTMVLEVTDDPSLMKSERKQKQIATAAALSPAAKVIRLADKICNVRDVTHSPPRGWDTLRRKEYYDWTEKVVTGLRGVNPALELFYDQVLAEGHALIP